The uncultured Flavobacterium sp. genome includes the window CAATACCCATGCATGTCCGGCGGCAGCATCTGGTTGGGCGCAGATTTGGTTTGTCATAGGCGTCATTTTGTTGTAATCAAAATAAGAGTATTCGTAGTTGCCGTTTAAAATTACATCGGCCTCATAAAATTTGTCAGCAATACTTCTGGCTATTTCTGTAAAACCGGGTTCGTTAGGATATTTATCATAAATGGCATAAAACAGAAGATTTGGATATACATCATACCACCAATCACGACCATAACCTCCGCCCAGTAAAGCAACTTCGGGGCAGGTATTATTCATCATAATATTCCAATTGGTTTCTTTGTTGAAATAGTTTTTCAACATCGCAACGTAGTTCAGGTTTTGTGAGTTGTTTTTATCTATACCTACTAATGTAGCTCCTAATGTAGCGCCCATTGTTGCCAGGGCTTCATGAAACATTCCTTTATTGTGATTTGGTCCTTGTCGTACATCTGCTACAGCAGTATATAATCCAACAACTGTCTGCGGGTAATTTTTCTTGCTGTCATCCATCCAGACCATTGGCCAAAATTTACCTTTTGCATTAAAATCATAAACTGTTTTATCAAAATCTAAAGCCAGTTTTTTATAGTTGATGATTTTTAATGGCTGTGGTAAATCAGGCATTTGTGCTACACGAGGTATTTTTTGTTGTTTTATTTGTGCTGATGCAGTCAGACTTAAAACTAAAAGGCACGAAGTTGTAATTTTTATAAATGTATTCATTTCATTATTTTTAAAGCAGATTTACTGCTGTTGCTTCTAATACTTTAGAATCTGTTTCTTCTTCTGGAGAAAGTTCTAATCCTTGTTTGATGATTTTTTTACTGATAAAAATCGAACATAATTGCAGTAAAGCGATGATTCCGATGGCATATCTCAAAGCAAAATCTTCGGAAACTGCATAATATAAGGTTAGGAATGTTCCTGCCCCTAAAAGCCTGCCAATGTACAAACCAGCTTCATGATTTAAGATATAAGCAAATTCACCTCTTTTTTCTATTTTAGATACTATATCAATTACTTTTAACTGAATAGGGAAGTAGGCCAAATCCATCAAAGGTTTTGCGATAAGTAATAGTAATAAAAAGATTATTACTCCGGTTTTATCAAATAATAAACCGTTAATACAAGCTCCAATAGCAAATAAAATCAATCCAACTGAAAAGATTTTGATTCTGTCTGAAGGTTTGGAAAAACGCCCTATAAAATAGATAATGATTGCTGCCAAAACCGCACCAATTGATTGTGCGTTTCCTAAATCACCTTCTTCGCCTAATATTTTGAAAATAAGCATTGCGGGAGCTGTAACCAAAAATCCTTGTGCTAAACCTTTAAATGTTGCCAGAGATAATAGTTTGTACCATAAAGGATGAAATTTGAAAAAGATATACTGTTTTTGAGCAGGATTTTCAAATTTTCCTCGATAACAAACTATTGAGGCTGCAATTGTAATCAGAAAAACAATTCCGGTAATTATTTCGTAAGCTTGGTGTTTTTGATCTTCGCCTGTTTTAGATTGAATAAACCATCCAATTGTTGCAGGAATTGCAATGGCAATTATAGTGTATATAAAAGTCTCTAAACCATAATAATAATTTCGGTTATTATCATTTGTTATAGATAAAGCAAGGTAATCTCTATTAGACCAATACAAACCAAACGAAAGTCCCATTGTGATACCAGCAATACCAATTCCGGTTAAATCTAATGTTCTTAATGACATCATAATAATCATAGAAACGCCACTAAGCATCATTCCGATTGAATATAATTTTCGGATATTGAAGTACTTCAACAAGAAACCATTTAATAAAAAGGTAAGCGGAATCCCAGTATAAATTGCCAATTGGTAAATAACAACTTTAGAAGTGTCATTTGAGTTTCGCATAATATAAGCAGCAACAAAAATATCAATTACAGGTAATACCAATGCGTAAACCAAGTTGGTAAAAATTAGTATGCGAAAATTATGGGTCTGGCTTTTAAAATGATCAATTTCTGATATAAGTTTTTTAAACATTAGTTATTTTTTAAAAGTAAAAGAATCTCTTTAATCGAAAATTGAGCACCACAAACAAATTCATCAGATGCACCATAATAAATGGTAAGTGTATCTCCATCAGGTTCTAAAATATGACCGTTGGTGAATACGACATTTCCAAAAAAACCGCTTAATTCGTATTCTGTAGTAGGAACCATAATGGGTTCTACGGTTCTTGCAATTACTTTTGAAGGATCATTTAAATCCATTAAAAAAGCACCCAGACAATATTGATGATTTTCATTAGCGCCGTGATAAATTTCCAGCCATCCTTTATCTGTTTTTATTGGAGCAGCTCCGGCACCAACTCTTTTACTGTCCCAAAGTCCTTTTCTTGTTTTTATGATACAGTGATGATTTCCCCAATGAATACCATCAGGAGACGAGGCGATCCAAATATAATTACCGCCAATATCGACACTGCTCGGGCGGTGTAAAGCGTAAAATAATCCGTTTATTTTTTCTTCAAAAATGGCGCAGTCTTTATTATGCGCGGGTAATATCATACCGTGTTTTGTGAAGTTTTTCCAATCGGTTGTAGTACGCAAACCAACACCAACACCATTATCTGATACTGAAGTAAAGGTTAGGTAATACGTTCCCTCGATTAAAGCAACACGGCAGTCTTCTATACCAAAAGTTTCTAATACACCTTCTCCAACAAGTGACGGATAATTTTCAGGTTCATAAAAATTATGTCCGTCTTCGCTGCATAATAAGCGTAAATGAGATAATGTCGTCAGATAATCTACTCCTTTGTAATTGATTACTCTG containing:
- a CDS encoding glycoside hydrolase family 130 protein yields the protein MKDIAKRFADNPLLSPADIPASREGLEITCLLNPGVFQYENKTWLVVRVAERPKQKDNIISFPILTETGSIQIIEIAKDDPELIATDARVINYKGVDYLTTLSHLRLLCSEDGHNFYEPENYPSLVGEGVLETFGIEDCRVALIEGTYYLTFTSVSDNGVGVGLRTTTDWKNFTKHGMILPAHNKDCAIFEEKINGLFYALHRPSSVDIGGNYIWIASSPDGIHWGNHHCIIKTRKGLWDSKRVGAGAAPIKTDKGWLEIYHGANENHQYCLGAFLMDLNDPSKVIARTVEPIMVPTTEYELSGFFGNVVFTNGHILEPDGDTLTIYYGASDEFVCGAQFSIKEILLLLKNN
- a CDS encoding MFS transporter — protein: MFKKLISEIDHFKSQTHNFRILIFTNLVYALVLPVIDIFVAAYIMRNSNDTSKVVIYQLAIYTGIPLTFLLNGFLLKYFNIRKLYSIGMMLSGVSMIIMMSLRTLDLTGIGIAGITMGLSFGLYWSNRDYLALSITNDNNRNYYYGLETFIYTIIAIAIPATIGWFIQSKTGEDQKHQAYEIITGIVFLITIAASIVCYRGKFENPAQKQYIFFKFHPLWYKLLSLATFKGLAQGFLVTAPAMLIFKILGEEGDLGNAQSIGAVLAAIIIYFIGRFSKPSDRIKIFSVGLILFAIGACINGLLFDKTGVIIFLLLLLIAKPLMDLAYFPIQLKVIDIVSKIEKRGEFAYILNHEAGLYIGRLLGAGTFLTLYYAVSEDFALRYAIGIIALLQLCSIFISKKIIKQGLELSPEEETDSKVLEATAVNLL